The Patescibacteria group bacterium DNA segment CAAACAGCTGGGGTTTGACCCCTGGGTTCAGATGGATTATGAATCCACTTTCCATCTGGAAGCGGCTTTGAAAGCCCTAACTTTATTCCAGAAAGAAAAAGAATATGTGGTCAAAGACGGGGAAGTTATAATCGTAGATGAATTTACCGGCCGTTTGATGCAGGGTCGCCGTTATTCAGAGGGCATTCATCAGGCCATTGAAGCTAAAGAAGGCCTGCAGATCCAGAAAGAAAGTAAAACCTTGGCAACTATTACTTTCCAGAATTTGTTCCGCTTGTATGAAAAATTGGCTGGCATGACTGGCACAGCCATGACCGAAGCTGAAGAATTTTACAAAATTTACAAATTGGATGTGGTGGAAGTTCCGACTAATAGAGTGATGGTCAGAAAAGACCTGAATGATTTGATTTATAAAAATGAGCAGGCCAAATTTCAGGCAGTAATTGAAGATGTGAGAAAGCGCCAGGAATTGGGTCAGCCTGTTTTAGTCGGCACTATTTCCATTGAGAAAAATGAGTATCTGTCAAAACTTTTGGAAAAAAATGGCATTAAGCATAATATTTTAAATGCCAAAAACCACGAGCGTGAGGCTGAATATATTGCTCAGGCCGGGCGTTTGGGCTCAGTGACTTTGGCCACAAATATGGCTGGCCGCGGCGTGGATATTATTTTGGGCGGTAATCCGCCTGATTCAGAAGAAGCAAAAAAAGTTAAAGACTTAGGCGGTTTGCATGTGATTGGCACTGAAAGGCATGAAGCAAGGCGTATTGACAATCAATTGCGCGGCCGCGCCGGCCGCCAGGGCGATCCTGGCTCATCCCAATTTTTTGTGTCATTGGAAGATGATTTAATGCGCATTTTTGGTTCTGACAGGATTAAAAGCATAATGGAAACTTTGCACATGCCTGAGGAGGTTCCGATTGAGAACCGTTTTATTTCTAAATCATTAGAACAAGCCCAGCGCAAAGTTGAAGGCAATAATTTTGACATCCGCAAGCATCTGGTTGAATATGACGATGTTTTGAACAAGCATCGTGATGTGATTTATGGCCAGCGCCATGAAATTCTGGAAATCGCGGAAAATTTTAAAACTGATGTGGCGCTCAAAGACAGAATATTTGAACTGATTGAGGCTGAATTGGAACAAGTTGTAATTTTTCACGCAGCTGGCGACAATGAGAGCCAGTGGAATTTGCAGGAAATTTATGAAGTGGCCTCAACTATATTTCCTATTGATGCCAATGATAAAATTAAGCTGGAAGAAATCAGAAAAACAGCTGGTGATCGGGCTGCTGATGCGCATGCCCGCACAAAAATAATTGATTACTTGATGGGCTTAGCTCGCGCGGCTTATGAGAATTTGGCCAAACAAATCAATGATCCAAACTTTATGAAAACCATTGAAAAAAGCGTGATGTTGCGTTCTTATGATTATTTTTGGATCCATCATCTGGAAGCAATTAATCATTTGCGCACAGGCATTGGCTTACGCGGCTATGCCCAGCTAGATCCTTTGGTTGAATATAAAAGAGAAGCTTATCGTTTATTTAATGAACTTATAAATAATATCCAGAAGCAAATTGTTTACAGCATTTATAAAGTTGGTTATGTTAATCAGGTTGCGCCATCTATAGTTGAACAAGCCAAAAAATTCTCAGGCGCTCAAGAAACAATGAAAGAAGGCGCTCAGCCCTTTGTGGCAGACGAAAATGTATACGGTGATCAAGGCGACCGTTCACAACAAGTAGTTAAAAAAAGAGGGGAAGTGGGCAGGAATGAACCGTGTCCTTGCGGGAAAAAAGATGAGAATGGGAAACCTTTGAAATACAAAAAATGTTGTGGAAAATAAAAATTAAATCCTAATTATGTTTTCTGAAAGTGAAGAAAAAGCAATCGCAGATAAACGCAACCATTTGCAAATGGTTAAAGAAGGTACCATTACTTTTCAGGACTTGGCTAATTTAAAAATGCAAAAAAGAGTAAATTGGCTTAAGGAACATTTAGAGGAAATGCTTGCAAAATATAGGGAATTAAGTCCTGAAGAACAGGCGTATAAAATTGTTTTCTTTGAGTATATGAAAATAAATCCTGAACATTCGGAAATGGTGCGCGTTTCTCCGAAAAAGATAATGATAAAATCTTATAATTTTTGTCCATATTTAGAGGCATGTCGTCTTTTAGATTTTGATACCAGGCATGTTTGCCAAATAATTGAACCATCAATTCAAAAAATGGTTGAATTAATCAATCCAAATCTTAGATTTAGCAGAAATTATACAAATGTCCGACCTCATAAAGAAGATTTTTGCGAAGAATATATAGAATTTTTGTAGATTTTTAAACAAAAAATATGATTTACTTTATAACCGGCAATAAAAATAAATTTGCTGAAGTAAAAGCAATCCTCCCTGAAGTTGAGCAATTAGATATTGATTTGCCAGAAATTCAAGAAATTGACACCAAGGAAATCGTTAAAGAAAAATTATTAGAGGCACTAAAGCATAAAAAGGGGGAATTTATTGTGGAAGATACCTCGTTATATTTAGATTGTTTAAATGGTTTGCCAGGTCCGCTGATAAAATGGTTTTTGCAGACAATTGGCAATGAAGGGTTAGCGAATTTGGCTGATAAATTGGGAGATGACAATGCTGTCGCAAAGACAATTATTGGTTATGCAAAAAGTCAGGAAGATATTTATTTTTTTGAAGGGGTGATTAATGGTAAAATAATCAGTCCACGAGGCGAAACAAATTTTGGCTGGGATCCGATATTTTTGCCAGACGGTTATGATAAGACATTTGCAGAAATGAGCAGGGAAGAAAAAAATAAAATAAGTATGAGAAGAAATGCTTTTAATAAATTAAGTGAATTTTTGCAGCAACATTAAAAAATGCTGAAGGTAAAAATATGTACAAGCGGCCTTATAATATTACGGAAATAAAAAAGCATTATCCTGATCAGGCGGAGATATTGTTAAAAGATCCTGTACATTTATGGCGGGCTGAAACTGGGATTGAATTGATTCATAAAGAGCCGACTTTAGATGAACAGGAGAGAATTTGGAGAAATTGGAATGAAATGTCTGATGAGATGAAAAAGAAAAGTGACGAGAAAAGCATGGGATTATTTGGTAAAAATAATGCCGCACATAATAAAGAAATCATGCGGGGTTGGAAATAAGATTAGAAAAGGTTACGGGTTTGAAAACTTAAATAAAAATTATGGAATTTAAAGAAATCATAACGAGAGCCAACCAGATCAAAGATAAATATAATGCTCTGCATAAAACCCAGGCTGAGCCAGAATGGGGTATTAGTGAATATACGCAGGGTTTAGTCAGTGATGTTGGTGAACTCATGAAATTAATTATGGCAAAACAGGGTTTTCGCGCAACCCCTGATCTTGATGATAAGTTAAAGCATGAATTGGCTGATTGTTTATATTCAATTTGTGTTATCGCGCATGAGCTAAATATTGATCTGGAAAAAGAGTTTATAAAAACAATGTCTGAAATTGAAAATAAAAATTAAAGATATGAATGTTAAATCATATTTGTCAATTAAAACAAAGATAACCAAAGGAGGAGTTGAAGGGCTTGGATTGTTTGCTTTAGAATCCATAAAAAAAGGAGAAATAATTGGCATTAAAGCAGGGCACATATTAACTAAAGATACTTTGAAAAATATTGGTGGCCTAAAAAGTAATATTGGACAGGCTATGTTGCAAATCAGCGATGAATTTTTTGTCGGCCCTTTAAAAGAGGAGGAAATTAAAGATAGTATGATGTCTGTTAATCATTCTTGCAAACCAAACATTGGTATTCTAGGTAATGTTATTTCTGTTGCCATGCGGGATATAGGACAAGGAGAGGAATTAACAAATGATTATGCCATGTGGTTATCTGATAATAAATATCAGTTAGAATGTAAGTGCAGCCAACAGGGATGTCGGAGAGTTATTACTGGGAATGACTGGAAGATGCCAAATTTGCAACAAAAATATAAAGGATATTTTTCTCAATATATTCAAAGAAAAATAGATGGAGAGAAACGGCTCCCTAATTAGCTAAGAATAAAATTCAAAATTAAAAAATTATGAAATTTATCAAATACATTATCAGAAAAATTATTGCCCATTTTATCAGTGGCAAGGTTGAGCCAATGAAAGTTGCGGAATCGCAGATAAAAATTGCGGCTACTCATGGTTTTATTGTTTTTCAAGATAAGGAATTCCGCCAGTTGATTAATTGGGATAAGCAAAGCAAGGTTGAACAGGACAGAATTTTCAATGAGTTGGTTGCGACAGCAGTAATTTTATTGCACGCGCTTTATCTTAATAAATTGCCTGATATAAAAAAAGAAAAACAGGAATATTGGCAGCAAGTCTATGATTGTATGCCCGAGTCTTTTATTGATTATTTAAAGTCAAGCGGCGTGCCAAGCGAATTTGCGGCCATGTGGCAGAAAGTCATTGATCAGCGCTGGGATGAATATCAGGAAAATAAAAATTATACGCGCCAGGAATTTTATGATTTTGATCCGGGTGAAAGTAATCATCCTTATAATGAATTATTGAAAGAACTGGTTATGATAGTTGAAACAATCAGAATCTCCAGCATTCTACATCTGACGCGCGGCCGCGCCAAGCCCAAAGATCCGCTCAATAGATATTTGCAAAAATGGCTGGCGCAATTAACTAATCGCCTTTACGAAGAAATCGGCTGGTAGAATAAAATATTATACCCCACTTTCTTGTCCGCCATAGCGCAGCGGCGGCGGAAGTGGTCAAAATTATGATTACATACCAAGATTTTGAAAAAGTAGATATCAGGGCAGGGGAAATTATTAAGGTTGAAGATTTTCCCGAGGCGAAAAAGCCAGCATATAAGCTGACCATTGATTTTGGTTCTGAAATCGGGATTAAAAAATCTTCCGTTCAAATTACAAAGCATTATACAAAAGAAGAATTGATTGGAAAACAGGTGGTTGGAGTAGTAAATTTTCCACCCAAACAGATTGGGCCATTTATATCTGAAGTTCTAACTTTGGGTTTGTCAGATGAAAACGGGGATGTGGTTTTATTATCACCAACAAAAAAAGTCCCAAAGGGCGGGAAGATGTTTTAAATTTAAAACATGAAACCTCAAATTAAATTAGGCAAATATAAACACTATAAAGGCAAAGATTATCAAGTTATTGGTCTTGCCAGACATAGCGAAACGCTTGAAGAATTAGTTGTGTATCAGGCGCTTTATGCTAAAAAACAAATCTGGGTCAGACCAGTAAAAATGTTTTTAGAAAAGGTTGAAGTTAATGGAAAAAATGTCCCTAGATTTAAATTCATTGGAAAGTAAATAAATTTTTATGTTTAATCTTTTTATCAAAAACCGCAAAGGCCAAAATATTGCAGTAATAGTGGAAAAAGCAGAACCGCAAAAGGGGTTGGCTTTTGTAATGCATGGCCTGGGCGGTTTTAAAGAACAGACGCATATTCAGGCCATGGCTGAAGCTTTTAAAGAAAATGGTTATTCGGTTATAAGATTTGATACAACTAATACTTTAGGTGAAAGTGATGGCAGCTATGAGGATGCGACAGTCACCAATTATTACGAAGATTTGGAGGATGTTATTGATTGGGCCAAAGAGCAAGATTGGTATCTGGAACCTTTTGTTTTGGCTGGCCATAGTTTAGGCGGCATTTGTACTGCTTTATATGCAGAAAAATATCCAGATAAAGTTAAGGCCTTGGCGCCGATTTCCACAGTTGTGTCAGGTAAACTAAGCGTGGAGGCGCATAGTAAAGAAGAGTTAACTAATTGGGAGAAAAGCGGCTGGAAAATAAATGAAAGCCGTGCCAAGCCTGGGGTCATGAAACGTTTAAAATGGTCTCATATCATTGATCGCCTGAAATATAATTTATTGCCAGAAGTTGATAAATTGAAAATGCCTGTTTTGTTAATTGTTGGTGAAAATGATGATATAACTCCATTAAAGCATCAGCAAATTTTATTTGAAGCTTTGCCGGGCCAAAAAGAATTGTATGTAATTAAAGGCTCATGGCATACATTTCGCGAAGAAAAACATTTGCAGGAGTTAAAGAATATATTTGATCAATGGATTAGGAAAATTTAAATTTGTATAAGGAGAACAATTTAATTATTTAAATAAACCTTATGAAAAAAATCTTCATTGGCGCATTGCTTGTGGCAATCGCCATAACTTTGGCTGCTTGCGGCGCTCAAAAAGGCGTGGGACAAAACGCAGACCAAGGGGAAGCGTTTAAAGGTTCTATCCAGGATTTAATTACGCGAGGTAAAAGCGCAAAATGTGTTTTACAGGCTAAGGCAGGGGATAGTATTATTTCCGGCACGACCTATATTAGCGGTAAAAATGCCAGGAGTGATTTTCAGATGACTGGTGCGGGAGAAGCAGCTACAAACGGGCATTTTATTTCTGACGGTACTTGGATGTATTCATGGAATGATGTTTCAAAAGATCAGGCAGTTAAGTTTAAAATTGATGAAATGCAAAACCCAGAATTCAAGAATCAGGCTGATAATAGCGGCGCAAATAATTATGAAGACCAAATGGATTACAAATGTTATCCTTGGAGCCCCAGCTCAGCGTCTTTTGTTCCGCCTGCTGATATAAATTTTAAAGATTTTAGCGCAATGATGAATCAGCTTCAGCAGCAAACTCAAGGTTTGAATAATTTGCCTGGCGGCAATTCTGCAATGTGCGCACAATGCGACAAAATTACAGAAACGCAGGCAAAAGCATCATGCAAACAGAGTTTGGGCTGTAAATAGAATTATAAAATATAATTTAAAAACCGGTTCGATGTTTATCGGATCGGTTTTTGGGGTATAAAAAAATCCGCCAGTTGCTTTTTTGAAGCTATGGCGGATGAAAGAGGGGATTTAAGGTACCCCTCGGACCTAGTTGATAAAATACATGGCGAAAGTGAAAATCGTTTGTGCGATTTCCTCAACCGTGTATTCGTGCCGATCGGTGAGCCGTGGAAGACCACGAACTCCCATCACGATCACGCTATCCCTCCGTTTGAGCTCTACACGAGGCGGTTTTTCGGGGATTGGGACATCGATTCCGTAACGCGATTTCATCGCCTCTATTGTGGCTTTGTGGCTCGAGTTACAGCAGGACTCAACACCAAGTTTCACCAATCTTTTTACGTCATCAACGGTGAGTTGTTGTCGGATGATTATGCAGTCACCTGCAAACATGGAATCCGCCAAAGCAAATCCGAAGTATATCATGATTTTTCTCCTTATGCTGCTTTCTTTTCGTTAAGATATTCACAATTTCCCCAGCCTGGGAACTGCGACCATTCCGCCCATTGCCGATTGGCTGGGTGGGTTGATTTGTTACTGCTTGAAAATTCCACTCTGCAGATTGCCCAATAGGGCAAATGCAGGTTTAATTTTTCGCAGAACAATGTTCCTGGCTGGGAAAGGTTGATTTTTGAAAGTTCTTCCGGTGTTAAGCGGATGTATATCCACTTATCACAATATTCCCTTGCGTACTGCACGAGCGTCTGCCCATGTTTGAAGTGGGTGCCCAGTTTATCAAATCCCACAAATGTGTACATTTTTTTCAGGATGGCAGGGCCAGCCATCTGAATCCTGACGAAAAGCTTGCTGCTTTTGTCCATCTTTTTCTCCTTTTTCAATGAATTTAACCAGCAAAATGCCAGTTTTAAGCGTACTTAGAGTATAGCATATTTTAATGATTTTGTCAAGAGTTTGAGCCTACGGAACTACCTAAAAAGCCTATAAAAGCTACAAAATTCCCTTAAAAAAAGGCGGCTAATGGCGAGGGTTTCCGAGGTTCGACCTCCAAATTGGAGGTCGAACCTCGAACTCATTTTGCCCAAATCTCGCACTTAGCCGCATCTATAATTCATAACATTCGCATAAAAAATAAAAGAGGGGCTTTATAGCACCCTCGTTTTTTCGCAATTATAATTTGATTTATATCAAAATTTTGAGCAAGCCTACACTAGGCGAAAATACAGTCGGGACACCTTTTATTTCGCGACTCGCGTAAAATTCGTGTTTGTTTGTACGGGCATTTAATTTTTTTTCTATAACAATATTTATACCATCGTTAACGCCACGGACGATAATCCAGTTGTCTGTTGTTTTAGCGCGATTCACTTCCAAGTGAAAAAGTTCAGCCAAGGCTAATAAGTCTTCCATATTTCCTCCTTTGTAACTTTGTGTTTTTTTATTGTTTCATGTTTTAAGCAATCTGTCAAATTACCTACTAAACACTTGGACGCCGTCTAAAAATTCGCGTCATTCGCATTCAAAATATTCGCATATATTAAAAAACAGGCAACCTAGGTTTAGGTTGCCTGCCGGCTTGGAATGAAATTCCTGGCTAAAGTTGGGCGTTGCCCAGCGCCCCGAATGCTTTGTCTGCGATGATGGGGCGAAGATGGAAGTGAGTCGTGCCGTGATCTTTGGCTTGGGCCTCGGCTTTTGCCTGACAGACGGCGCATTTGTTTGTTCCACCGATGGGTGCCAAGGCTTTCAGCCTGGCTATTGGGATTTCTTTTCCGCATTCGCATTTAACTTTCGTTACCACATTTTCCTCCTTAAAAAGACTTTTTCGTATGAGCCAGTGTAGTTTCCAGTCATTCCCATTATTAGGAATTTGGACGCTAGCTCCTTTTATATTGTTAGGTAGAATATTATATAATAGCATGTTTTAAATATTTTGTCAAGGGGTTTAGACTACAAAATTGTAAATTATCTACAAAAACTACGTAATTTAGGTAAAATAAGAGGCGGCTAAGTACGAGATTTGAACTTGGAGTTTGAGGTTCGGCCTCCAATTTGGAGGCCGAACCTCAGAAATCCTTTCACTTAGCCGCCATTCGCAGCATTCGCCTGCCTGCCGGCAGGCATTAAAAGATTCGCATTTAAGACTTGCGAGAATTTTTTAGTTGTATTACAATATATTTATTAACCGGAGAGTGGTTATCTTTTTTTTAGGATGCTAATTTACGAATTTGCTACTTATCTACTAATAGGTTATGTGATTAATTAATTTGTAGATTTGTAGAATATTAGTAGATTAGTAACCATTTAACCGTGTTTAAATAATAAAACCGTATTACATATGGCACAAAAATCAAGATCAATCGGCCAAAGAACCAAAATTAAAATTTATTTGCTTATTATTGTCGTTATTGCTGTTTTAGGCGGTCTTTTGGATTATCCAAAAGCTTTTGATGTTTCAGTTGATGCAATCAATAGTAAGTTGGGCATTAAGATCCCGCATTTTT contains these protein-coding regions:
- the secA gene encoding preprotein translocase subunit SecA, with the translated sequence MSILTKIFGDPNKRVLDKIQPLIEQINSLENEMIKLSDEGLKNKTQEFKDRLAKGPHGEAGATLDDILAEAFAVVREAAKRVLGQRHFDVQLIGGVVLHQGQIAEMRTGEGKTLTSTLPIYLNALAGKGVHVVTVNDYLARRDCAWMGQIYNFLGLSVGCIQNQRVTYLYDSTVKADKSDNAEELTKIFKVDMDNLRQVESRRAAYDCDITYGTNNEFGFDYLRDNMVQSLAEKAQRDLSYAIVDEVDSILIDEARTPLIISAPDEDSTDKYYKFAKIVTILQANEDYNIDEKMHSVTFSENGQEKLAKQLGFDPWVQMDYESTFHLEAALKALTLFQKEKEYVVKDGEVIIVDEFTGRLMQGRRYSEGIHQAIEAKEGLQIQKESKTLATITFQNLFRLYEKLAGMTGTAMTEAEEFYKIYKLDVVEVPTNRVMVRKDLNDLIYKNEQAKFQAVIEDVRKRQELGQPVLVGTISIEKNEYLSKLLEKNGIKHNILNAKNHEREAEYIAQAGRLGSVTLATNMAGRGVDIILGGNPPDSEEAKKVKDLGGLHVIGTERHEARRIDNQLRGRAGRQGDPGSSQFFVSLEDDLMRIFGSDRIKSIMETLHMPEEVPIENRFISKSLEQAQRKVEGNNFDIRKHLVEYDDVLNKHRDVIYGQRHEILEIAENFKTDVALKDRIFELIEAELEQVVIFHAAGDNESQWNLQEIYEVASTIFPIDANDKIKLEEIRKTAGDRAADAHARTKIIDYLMGLARAAYENLAKQINDPNFMKTIEKSVMLRSYDYFWIHHLEAINHLRTGIGLRGYAQLDPLVEYKREAYRLFNELINNIQKQIVYSIYKVGYVNQVAPSIVEQAKKFSGAQETMKEGAQPFVADENVYGDQGDRSQQVVKKRGEVGRNEPCPCGKKDENGKPLKYKKCCGK
- the rdgB gene encoding RdgB/HAM1 family non-canonical purine NTP pyrophosphatase — protein: MIYFITGNKNKFAEVKAILPEVEQLDIDLPEIQEIDTKEIVKEKLLEALKHKKGEFIVEDTSLYLDCLNGLPGPLIKWFLQTIGNEGLANLADKLGDDNAVAKTIIGYAKSQEDIYFFEGVINGKIISPRGETNFGWDPIFLPDGYDKTFAEMSREEKNKISMRRNAFNKLSEFLQQH
- a CDS encoding MazG nucleotide pyrophosphohydrolase domain-containing protein, yielding MEFKEIITRANQIKDKYNALHKTQAEPEWGISEYTQGLVSDVGELMKLIMAKQGFRATPDLDDKLKHELADCLYSICVIAHELNIDLEKEFIKTMSEIENKN
- a CDS encoding SET domain-containing protein-lysine N-methyltransferase is translated as MNVKSYLSIKTKITKGGVEGLGLFALESIKKGEIIGIKAGHILTKDTLKNIGGLKSNIGQAMLQISDEFFVGPLKEEEIKDSMMSVNHSCKPNIGILGNVISVAMRDIGQGEELTNDYAMWLSDNKYQLECKCSQQGCRRVITGNDWKMPNLQQKYKGYFSQYIQRKIDGEKRLPN
- a CDS encoding tRNA-binding protein, with amino-acid sequence MITYQDFEKVDIRAGEIIKVEDFPEAKKPAYKLTIDFGSEIGIKKSSVQITKHYTKEELIGKQVVGVVNFPPKQIGPFISEVLTLGLSDENGDVVLLSPTKKVPKGGKMF
- a CDS encoding DUF1653 domain-containing protein — translated: MKPQIKLGKYKHYKGKDYQVIGLARHSETLEELVVYQALYAKKQIWVRPVKMFLEKVEVNGKNVPRFKFIGK
- a CDS encoding alpha/beta fold hydrolase, with the protein product MFNLFIKNRKGQNIAVIVEKAEPQKGLAFVMHGLGGFKEQTHIQAMAEAFKENGYSVIRFDTTNTLGESDGSYEDATVTNYYEDLEDVIDWAKEQDWYLEPFVLAGHSLGGICTALYAEKYPDKVKALAPISTVVSGKLSVEAHSKEELTNWEKSGWKINESRAKPGVMKRLKWSHIIDRLKYNLLPEVDKLKMPVLLIVGENDDITPLKHQQILFEALPGQKELYVIKGSWHTFREEKHLQELKNIFDQWIRKI
- a CDS encoding TraR/DksA C4-type zinc finger protein, encoding MVTKVKCECGKEIPIARLKALAPIGGTNKCAVCQAKAEAQAKDHGTTHFHLRPIIADKAFGALGNAQL